In one Paracoccus everestensis genomic region, the following are encoded:
- a CDS encoding NADH:ubiquinone oxidoreductase subunit NDUFA12, whose product MSFLLRALTWWNSQTINTQFWTWRNGTKVGEDAEGNVFYQNKDGSRRWVIFSGESQASRVSPEWHGWLHYTWDEPPTKVPLTHQAWEKPHQENRTGTTGAYYPEGSLYRADQPVRRDYDAWQPE is encoded by the coding sequence ATGTCCTTTCTGCTTCGCGCCCTGACCTGGTGGAACAGCCAGACCATCAACACGCAGTTCTGGACCTGGCGGAACGGCACCAAGGTGGGCGAAGATGCCGAGGGGAACGTCTTTTACCAGAACAAGGACGGATCCCGCCGCTGGGTGATCTTCAGCGGCGAATCACAGGCAAGCCGTGTCAGCCCGGAATGGCATGGCTGGCTGCATTACACCTGGGACGAACCGCCGACCAAGGTGCCCTTGACCCATCAGGCTTGGGAAAAGCCGCATCAGGAAAACCGGACAGGGACAACTGGCGCTTATTACCCGGAAGGGTCGCTTTATCGCGCGGACCAGCCTGTGCGCCGCGACTATGATGCCTGGCAGCCCGAATAG
- a CDS encoding DUF2155 domain-containing protein: protein MIRALALVAILTAPAAAQEVARAEGALLRGLDKISGRTTDLPVLVGQAVQYGRLQVRLGECRFPAGDPSSDAYAQLTITDTAQNVTLFSGWMIASSPALSALDDTRYDVWVISCQS from the coding sequence GTGATCCGCGCCTTGGCCTTGGTTGCGATCCTGACAGCCCCCGCTGCCGCGCAAGAGGTTGCCCGTGCAGAGGGCGCATTATTGCGGGGCTTGGACAAGATATCGGGCAGGACCACGGATTTGCCGGTGTTGGTGGGGCAGGCCGTCCAATATGGCCGCTTGCAGGTCCGGCTGGGCGAATGCCGCTTTCCAGCGGGCGATCCCAGTTCGGATGCTTATGCGCAGTTGACGATCACCGACACCGCGCAGAATGTCACCCTGTTCAGCGGCTGGATGATTGCGTCTTCCCCCGCACTGTCGGCCTTGGACGACACCCGTTATGATGTGTGGGTGATTTCCTGCCAAAGCTGA
- the aat gene encoding leucyl/phenylalanyl-tRNA--protein transferase — MLTPAQLLKGYAQGVFPMADSAYDPRLYWYDPPTRGILPVGGVHASRSLRRDLRRGGWSAHLDSDFDAVVAACGDRETTWINATLARLYQQLHRAGHAHALEIRYDGRFAGGIFGVTLGAAFFGESMVSARTNGSKIALLWMSSHLARCGFSLFDTQFLTPHLERMGGREIPRSDYHLMLNDALARRADLGSRPLPTADQLWQEITHTS; from the coding sequence ATGCTGACGCCCGCGCAATTGCTTAAAGGCTATGCGCAGGGGGTCTTCCCTATGGCTGACAGCGCCTATGATCCGCGCCTTTACTGGTACGATCCCCCTACGCGGGGGATCCTGCCCGTAGGCGGTGTCCATGCCTCGCGCTCGCTTCGTCGCGATTTGCGACGGGGGGGCTGGTCGGCCCATCTCGACAGCGATTTCGACGCCGTGGTTGCCGCCTGCGGGGACCGGGAAACGACCTGGATCAACGCAACCCTGGCCCGGCTTTATCAACAGTTGCACCGGGCAGGCCATGCCCATGCCCTCGAAATCCGATACGACGGACGATTTGCGGGCGGGATTTTCGGCGTGACCTTGGGGGCGGCGTTTTTCGGGGAATCCATGGTATCCGCCCGAACCAATGGGTCCAAGATAGCGCTTCTGTGGATGTCCAGCCATCTTGCGCGCTGCGGATTTTCACTGTTCGATACGCAATTCCTGACGCCGCATCTGGAACGCATGGGTGGGCGGGAAATCCCCCGTTCCGATTATCACCTGATGCTGAACGATGCACTGGCACGACGCGCCGATCTGGGGTCACGGCCTTTGCCGACAGCCGATCAGCTTTGGCAGGAAATCACCCACACATCATAA
- the mlaD gene encoding outer membrane lipid asymmetry maintenance protein MlaD — protein sequence MTTGAEHRAELVAGAIVLAVAAGFLFWGFGKGFARETGYEVRASFPDVDGVAVGTEVRLAGVPVGRVSSVSLNPATYMADARLTIPADIALPSDSAALIQSDGLLGGAYIQIQPGGSADNLVPGDEIEDVQGAVSLLQLMMKFVDSQAGDEENS from the coding sequence ATGACCACCGGGGCCGAACATCGGGCGGAACTGGTGGCAGGCGCCATTGTTCTGGCCGTCGCCGCCGGGTTCCTGTTCTGGGGGTTCGGCAAGGGATTTGCCCGCGAAACCGGCTATGAGGTCAGGGCGTCCTTTCCCGATGTGGACGGCGTCGCCGTGGGGACCGAGGTCCGGCTGGCAGGCGTTCCTGTCGGGCGGGTGTCCAGCGTGTCACTGAACCCTGCCACCTATATGGCCGATGCGCGGCTGACCATTCCGGCCGATATCGCGCTGCCCAGCGACAGCGCGGCGCTGATCCAGTCGGATGGACTGCTGGGCGGGGCCTATATCCAGATCCAGCCGGGCGGCAGCGCCGACAACCTTGTCCCTGGAGATGAGATCGAGGATGTGCAGGGTGCCGTCAGCTTGTTGCAACTGATGATGAAATTCGTGGACAGCCAAGCCGGGGATGAGGAAAACTCGTGA